From one Sulfuricurvum sp. genomic stretch:
- a CDS encoding multidrug effflux MFS transporter, which yields MKTAFNHVTLIVLLAALTSVTPLSIDTYLPSMPAIAHSLGVGIEKIEATISIFLLFFAIGQMVGGILSDRMGRRKTALLGLGIFSLANFALYLTTSLNELYLFRAVQAFAGGLAIVNSSAIVRDLFHGTEAAKVFSTIASITMIAPMIAPAIGSVIISFFPWNTVFLFLGIYSSAVTFALFSKLPETGSRSTTNILDAYKRVLTHREAISYILALTFSFSGMFIFIEKSSFIYMEYFRADHRLFPFLFGANVLVMIGMTRLNIKLVKTFQPRSILKTGITVQFIAGLTLLGISFHPNIVAVFVVMTLYVGILGLIFGNGMSLALEFFKHDSGVANSVIGVTEFTIAGVIGYIASSFNTGELTPVFVMMSLTSFMAILALRLNVKQLS from the coding sequence ATGAAAACGGCGTTCAACCATGTAACTTTAATCGTTTTATTAGCAGCACTTACATCGGTTACACCGCTCTCTATCGATACGTATCTGCCATCAATGCCTGCCATCGCACATTCTCTCGGTGTAGGTATTGAAAAAATCGAAGCGACCATCAGTATTTTTCTTTTGTTTTTTGCCATCGGTCAGATGGTGGGAGGGATCCTTTCAGACAGGATGGGAAGACGAAAAACCGCTCTCTTGGGTCTTGGTATTTTTTCACTTGCCAACTTTGCCCTCTATCTTACGACATCATTGAATGAACTTTACCTTTTCCGTGCCGTTCAGGCATTTGCTGGTGGATTGGCCATTGTCAACTCCTCCGCCATCGTCCGCGATCTTTTCCACGGTACGGAGGCGGCCAAAGTTTTTTCAACCATTGCCTCCATTACGATGATTGCACCGATGATCGCACCGGCTATCGGTTCAGTAATCATCTCCTTTTTTCCATGGAACACTGTTTTCTTGTTTTTAGGCATCTACTCCTCTGCCGTGACATTCGCTCTTTTCTCTAAGCTTCCTGAAACAGGGAGCCGTTCCACAACCAATATACTCGACGCCTATAAAAGAGTTTTGACCCACAGAGAAGCGATCAGCTATATTTTGGCGCTCACCTTCAGTTTTTCGGGGATGTTCATATTTATAGAAAAATCGAGCTTTATCTATATGGAATATTTCAGAGCCGACCACCGCCTTTTCCCGTTTCTCTTCGGTGCCAACGTTCTGGTTATGATCGGTATGACCCGTTTAAATATCAAGCTTGTTAAAACATTTCAGCCCCGCTCGATTTTAAAAACTGGGATAACGGTCCAGTTTATCGCAGGGCTTACCCTTCTGGGCATATCATTTCATCCAAATATTGTTGCGGTATTTGTTGTTATGACACTCTACGTCGGTATTTTGGGATTGATATTCGGAAACGGAATGTCATTGGCATTGGAATTTTTCAAACACGACAGCGGCGTTGCCAACTCGGTGATCGGAGTAACCGAATTCACCATCGCGGGAGTGATCGGTTACATCGCTTCCTCTTTTAATACAGGTGAATTGACCCCTGTCTTTGTAATGATGTCATTGACTTCATTCATGGCGATATTGGCACTGCGTTTAAACGTAAAACAGCTCTCGTAA
- the lepB gene encoding signal peptidase I gives MRNQLKKIARGFVPTVLFLTLLFSLVRIYQIEDISMHPALMDGDYVIVENISAGIHVPTFFGYINKHLYDHPDGIHRGDILVFKHPLDDRLYIKRCAALPGDSVMEHNKIFYLQIASDDNMTRRYALKYSLKTVTIDGELWIKAPYASYYCIPHFDNITGPKFLFAYPKTRIPQGYYFMLGDMRDNSTDSRFFNAVPYDSIYYKLWIRIAPSKTLEELGSIRFFDAA, from the coding sequence ATGAGAAATCAGCTAAAAAAGATCGCCAGAGGGTTTGTACCGACAGTATTATTTCTGACACTTCTTTTTTCATTGGTTCGTATCTACCAAATCGAGGACATCAGTATGCATCCGGCTTTGATGGACGGAGATTACGTCATCGTTGAAAATATCAGTGCCGGTATCCATGTCCCTACATTTTTCGGCTATATTAATAAACATCTGTACGATCATCCGGATGGGATTCATCGCGGGGACATACTCGTGTTTAAACATCCGCTTGATGATAGGCTCTATATCAAGCGTTGTGCCGCATTACCGGGGGATAGCGTTATGGAACACAATAAAATCTTCTATCTTCAGATTGCATCGGACGATAATATGACACGTCGCTATGCACTGAAGTATTCATTAAAGACGGTAACAATCGACGGGGAGTTGTGGATAAAAGCTCCCTATGCTTCCTACTATTGTATCCCCCATTTTGACAATATTACCGGCCCGAAATTTCTCTTTGCGTACCCTAAAACCCGAATTCCTCAAGGGTATTATTTTATGCTGGGTGACATGCGTGACAATTCTACGGACAGCCGTTTTTTTAATGCCGTTCCTTATGATTCCATCTATTACAAGCTCTGGATTCGTATCGCACCTTCAAAAACACTTGAGGAATTAGGCTCGATCAGATTTTTCGACGCGGCATAA
- a CDS encoding DUF1924 domain-containing protein: protein MKYLAIVAMFSMSLMAASPEVVQYMKELETAAKTENRSFSGFDAARGKEIFTSSHTGKQGKPMACTSCHTINLANPGKNALTGKVIDPLSPSANPQRLTSTKEVTKWLRRNFMDVYAREGTAQEKGDVLTYIMKN, encoded by the coding sequence ATGAAATACCTTGCAATCGTAGCTATGTTTTCGATGTCGCTGATGGCGGCATCACCCGAAGTCGTTCAATATATGAAAGAACTGGAAACTGCAGCAAAAACAGAAAATCGCTCTTTCAGCGGGTTTGATGCTGCTCGAGGTAAAGAGATATTTACCTCGAGCCACACCGGAAAACAGGGTAAACCGATGGCATGTACCAGCTGCCATACTATCAATCTAGCCAATCCGGGGAAAAATGCTCTTACCGGGAAAGTGATCGATCCGCTCTCTCCGAGTGCCAATCCGCAGCGTCTTACCAGTACCAAAGAGGTCACCAAATGGCTAAGACGCAATTTCATGGATGTCTATGCCCGTGAGGGAACTGCGCAAGAAAAAGGTGATGTCCTCACCTACATTATGAAAAATTAA
- the nifJ gene encoding pyruvate:ferredoxin (flavodoxin) oxidoreductase → MSESTTITVDGNEAVALVAHKINEVIAIYPITPSSPMGEFSDIYSSKREKNIFGTVPEVYEMQSEGGASGAVHGALQTGALTTTFTASQGLLLMIPNMYKIAGELTATVFHVAARSLAAQGLSIFGDHQDVMGVRQTGFALLASNSVQEAHDFALISQAAALRSRIPFLHFFDGFRTSHEVSRIEQLSLDDLKVMIDPELVEQHRKRGLNPEHPVLRGTSQNPDVYFQGRESVNRYYQALPTILQNEMDRFYDLTKRRYSLFDYSGAEDAERIIVLMGSGAEAVEESVAYLNAQGSKVGMIKVRLALPFAQEAFIQALPKSLKSIAVLDRTKESGSLGEPLYHDVVTTLFEHRETLPFAMPAIIGGRYGLSSKEFTPAMIIGIFDELAKTAPKNHFTIGIDDDVTFTSLEYDHDFILENKDQFQAVFYGLGSDGTVGANKNTIKIIGTQTDNYAQGYFVYDSKKSGSMTTSHLRFGSKPIQSSYLIQKADFVAVHQAVFLEKLDLLEIAKPGAIFLLNSPYPKEEVWNRLPRVTQTQIIDKKIRFFAIDAYKVAQASKMGRRINTVMQTCFFAISGILSKDEAMKKIKASIQKTYGAKGDVIVQMNYDAVDTTLENLFEITVPDTVNSAQELHPILKGNMTPFIEEVIGKISAFKGDQVRVSQMPDDGTWPTGTAQYEKRNIAQEVPFWDADTCIQCNKCVSACPHSVIRSNIFDASFLENAPQGFSAKAAKGKEYGENDRFAISVAVEDCTGCALCVEVCPAKNKSQTNLKAINMVPQLPLRESGIKQWDFFLSLPKMDRSTLDHSNLKDSQFLEPLFEFSGACPGCGETPYVKLASQLFGDRMVIANATGCSSIYGGNLPTTPWRKNDEGRGPAWSNSLFEDNAEFGLGFRLAIDSHTERARQLLVNLKDLLDTSIVTDILSAEQHDESQINAQRLRVETLKKSLETLDHEEAKTLLGLCDYLVKKSVWIMGGDGWAYDIGYGGLDHVLASGKNVNILVLDTQVYSNTGGQQSKATFTGAVAKFAAGGKAAMPKDLAAMAINYQNVYVAKVSLGANDTATVKAFVEAERYDGPSIIIAYSHCVAHGYDLKYGFDQQKRAVDSGLWPIFRFNPDKIKEGENPMTLDYKGPKIDVKDFMYRETRFKMAEKMNKDAADSYLATAAQTAQSLYHRYQNLHQYYQPSEEEK, encoded by the coding sequence ATGTCTGAATCCACTACTATAACTGTCGATGGAAATGAAGCCGTCGCACTGGTCGCCCATAAAATCAATGAAGTCATCGCAATCTACCCCATAACCCCCTCTTCACCAATGGGAGAATTCAGCGATATTTACAGTTCAAAAAGGGAAAAAAACATTTTTGGCACCGTTCCTGAAGTGTACGAAATGCAAAGCGAAGGGGGAGCGAGCGGCGCCGTTCACGGTGCCCTCCAGACGGGTGCCCTGACGACGACGTTTACCGCTTCTCAGGGTCTTTTGCTGATGATCCCCAATATGTACAAAATCGCGGGGGAACTCACCGCAACCGTCTTTCATGTCGCGGCACGTTCACTGGCGGCGCAGGGGCTCTCCATTTTCGGCGATCACCAAGACGTTATGGGGGTTCGGCAGACCGGATTTGCCCTTTTGGCATCGAATTCGGTTCAAGAGGCCCACGATTTTGCCCTCATATCCCAAGCGGCAGCGCTCCGCTCCCGCATCCCATTTCTTCATTTTTTTGACGGGTTTCGAACGTCGCATGAGGTGAGCCGGATCGAGCAGTTAAGTCTTGATGATCTCAAAGTCATGATCGATCCGGAGTTGGTAGAACAGCATCGAAAACGGGGTCTTAATCCCGAACATCCCGTACTGAGGGGAACGTCCCAAAATCCGGATGTCTATTTCCAGGGACGGGAAAGTGTCAACCGATACTATCAGGCATTGCCGACTATTCTGCAAAATGAGATGGACCGTTTTTATGATTTGACAAAACGCAGATACAGCCTGTTTGACTATTCAGGTGCAGAAGATGCCGAGCGCATCATCGTTCTTATGGGTTCGGGTGCGGAAGCGGTCGAGGAGAGCGTAGCGTACCTCAATGCCCAAGGCTCAAAAGTGGGGATGATTAAAGTCCGTCTCGCTTTACCGTTCGCACAGGAGGCCTTTATACAGGCACTTCCGAAATCACTCAAATCGATCGCCGTATTGGATCGCACCAAAGAATCTGGAAGTTTGGGAGAGCCGCTGTATCACGATGTCGTAACGACCCTTTTCGAACATCGTGAAACCCTCCCCTTTGCAATGCCCGCCATTATCGGCGGCAGATACGGGCTCTCATCCAAAGAGTTCACCCCGGCCATGATCATCGGTATTTTCGATGAACTGGCCAAAACGGCTCCTAAAAATCATTTTACGATCGGTATTGATGATGATGTGACCTTTACGTCGCTCGAATACGATCACGATTTTATTCTGGAAAACAAAGACCAGTTTCAGGCTGTTTTTTACGGGCTCGGTTCGGACGGTACCGTCGGTGCGAACAAAAATACGATCAAGATTATCGGTACCCAGACCGATAACTATGCCCAAGGCTATTTTGTTTATGATTCCAAAAAATCAGGCTCGATGACCACGTCACATCTGCGTTTCGGAAGCAAACCGATACAATCGAGCTATCTCATCCAGAAAGCCGATTTTGTCGCCGTACACCAAGCCGTATTCCTGGAAAAACTTGATCTGCTCGAAATTGCCAAACCCGGTGCCATCTTTTTGCTCAACTCCCCGTATCCGAAGGAAGAGGTATGGAATCGGCTTCCGCGTGTCACACAAACGCAGATCATTGACAAAAAGATTCGATTCTTCGCAATCGATGCGTATAAGGTTGCACAGGCCTCCAAAATGGGGCGTCGCATCAATACGGTGATGCAGACCTGTTTCTTTGCCATCAGCGGGATTCTCAGTAAAGACGAAGCGATGAAAAAAATCAAAGCGTCCATCCAAAAAACCTACGGTGCCAAAGGGGATGTCATTGTCCAGATGAACTATGACGCCGTAGATACAACTCTCGAGAATCTCTTTGAGATCACTGTACCAGATACTGTCAACAGCGCTCAGGAACTCCATCCGATTCTCAAAGGGAATATGACTCCGTTCATCGAGGAGGTGATCGGAAAAATCAGTGCGTTCAAAGGGGATCAGGTTCGTGTATCGCAAATGCCCGATGACGGTACCTGGCCGACCGGAACGGCTCAGTATGAAAAGCGAAATATTGCTCAGGAAGTCCCGTTTTGGGATGCCGACACCTGTATCCAGTGCAACAAATGCGTCTCGGCATGTCCCCATTCCGTTATCCGCTCTAATATTTTCGACGCATCATTTCTGGAAAACGCACCGCAAGGGTTCAGCGCCAAAGCGGCAAAAGGAAAAGAATACGGGGAGAACGACCGATTCGCTATCTCGGTTGCCGTCGAAGACTGTACCGGATGCGCGCTGTGCGTAGAAGTGTGTCCGGCCAAAAACAAATCCCAAACCAATCTAAAAGCGATCAATATGGTTCCGCAGCTGCCGTTGCGCGAAAGCGGTATCAAACAGTGGGATTTTTTCCTCTCGCTGCCAAAAATGGACCGTTCCACACTCGATCACAGCAATCTCAAAGATTCGCAGTTCCTTGAGCCCCTCTTTGAGTTTAGCGGGGCATGTCCGGGATGCGGAGAGACCCCTTATGTCAAACTCGCGTCTCAGCTTTTCGGGGATCGTATGGTCATTGCCAATGCAACCGGATGCAGTTCAATCTACGGCGGCAATCTTCCTACGACACCGTGGCGTAAAAACGATGAGGGAAGAGGACCGGCATGGTCGAATTCGCTGTTTGAAGACAATGCGGAGTTCGGTCTCGGATTTCGTCTGGCCATCGATTCGCACACGGAGCGTGCAAGACAATTGCTTGTAAATCTCAAAGATCTGTTGGATACATCCATAGTAACCGATATTCTCAGCGCCGAACAACATGACGAATCGCAGATCAATGCCCAACGCCTAAGGGTTGAAACCCTGAAAAAATCGTTGGAAACGCTTGATCATGAGGAGGCCAAAACCCTGCTCGGACTATGTGATTATCTGGTCAAAAAATCGGTCTGGATCATGGGAGGTGACGGATGGGCATACGATATCGGATACGGCGGACTCGATCACGTCCTTGCCAGCGGTAAAAATGTCAACATTCTCGTCCTCGATACGCAGGTCTATTCCAACACCGGAGGGCAGCAGTCCAAAGCGACCTTCACCGGCGCCGTGGCAAAATTTGCTGCAGGGGGAAAAGCGGCAATGCCAAAAGACCTCGCAGCCATGGCTATCAATTATCAAAACGTTTATGTCGCCAAAGTCTCATTAGGGGCAAATGACACGGCAACCGTAAAAGCGTTTGTCGAAGCGGAACGGTATGACGGCCCGTCGATCATTATCGCCTATTCGCATTGTGTCGCACACGGATATGATCTGAAATACGGGTTTGATCAGCAAAAAAGAGCGGTTGATAGCGGTCTGTGGCCGATCTTTCGTTTTAACCCCGACAAAATCAAAGAGGGAGAAAATCCGATGACGCTCGATTATAAAGGGCCGAAAATCGACGTCAAAGATTTTATGTATCGTGAAACCCGATTTAAAATGGCAGAAAAAATGAATAAAGATGCAGCCGATTCCTATTTGGCAACTGCGGCTCAAACCGCTCAATCGCTCTACCACCGATACCAAAATCTGCACCAATATTATCAACCGTCCGAGGAGGAGAAATAA
- a CDS encoding dihydroorotate dehydrogenase-like protein translates to MELSTTFLGLELKNPLIASASPLTASLDSIKKLEDNGIAAVIMHSLFEEEITHEIRQIDHFLHINNNSYAEATSYLPSEVDFDNLHADHYLEEIRRIKESVSVPVIASLNGASAGGWVNYATKLQEAGADALELNITYIPTSMQLRGDEVEQMYIDTAAMLAQHISIPLNVKMNPYFSSPANMAKRFVDAGVKGLTLFDNPTLVDVDLELLSPLQHANITSSARLSETLRWCALLYNKLPCTLCANTGVHSGVDVLKAIMSGADATALASVLLIKGAAEIQNILSDIIEWMEKHEYESITQMKGSISLCHTDNPSAYERNSYMYALQHYRR, encoded by the coding sequence ATGGAACTCTCTACAACATTTTTAGGCTTAGAACTTAAAAACCCCCTGATCGCGAGTGCATCACCGTTGACCGCCTCACTGGACAGTATCAAAAAACTTGAAGACAACGGTATCGCCGCCGTCATCATGCACTCTCTTTTCGAAGAAGAGATTACCCATGAGATACGACAAATCGATCATTTTTTACACATTAACAACAATTCGTATGCGGAAGCCACCAGTTACCTCCCCAGCGAGGTCGATTTTGACAATCTCCATGCCGATCACTATCTTGAAGAGATACGTCGGATCAAGGAGTCGGTATCCGTTCCGGTAATTGCCTCACTGAACGGTGCTTCCGCCGGAGGCTGGGTCAACTATGCGACCAAACTCCAAGAAGCCGGTGCCGACGCATTGGAGCTCAACATCACCTACATTCCCACTTCAATGCAGCTGCGAGGAGATGAAGTGGAGCAGATGTATATCGATACGGCTGCAATGCTCGCACAGCATATTTCAATACCGCTGAATGTCAAAATGAATCCCTATTTTTCCAGTCCGGCCAATATGGCAAAACGGTTTGTCGATGCGGGGGTCAAAGGGCTGACCCTTTTTGACAACCCTACTCTCGTCGATGTCGATCTTGAACTGCTAAGCCCGTTGCAGCATGCCAATATCACCTCATCCGCCCGATTGAGTGAAACCCTGCGATGGTGTGCGCTTCTTTACAACAAACTCCCCTGCACCCTCTGTGCCAATACCGGAGTCCACAGCGGAGTCGATGTCCTCAAAGCCATCATGAGCGGCGCGGATGCAACGGCATTGGCTTCCGTGCTTCTGATCAAAGGGGCAGCGGAAATACAAAACATATTATCTGATATTATTGAGTGGATGGAGAAGCATGAATATGAATCGATTACTCAGATGAAGGGGAGCATCTCTCTTTGCCATACCGATAACCCTTCCGCATATGAGCGCAATTCCTACATGTATGCTCTGCAGCATTATCGCCGTTAA
- a CDS encoding cytochrome b/b6 domain-containing protein translates to MKRVYVWTLPTRLFHWLFVSLILGAWVASLEDRWLSLHAAIGSAVGILLVFRIVWGIMGPKYSRFTDFTLRFDALKEYLLSLLNPSRHYIGHNPAASFVMIAMLTTVALATISGMLAYGIQENRGVLAFLHAGYFSDMKWFGEIHEFFVNLLWVLIAAHVMGVLSDRVLHKSDRTLNSIVDGHKNFEGENAVLSFAQKTVAIIGIGGTIAFLIYTLSVPNNPIALGYNQKVDYAKANPAFVNECGSCHTLYPPTLLPSESWTKLMGDLSNHFGDDASLDPVDHQTILAYLLAHSAEKSTQEMSVKMMQSLQNRDMIAFTQTPFWKRTHRDIPAEVFKRDSIKSRANCKACHSDVEQGTIEDNSIKAI, encoded by the coding sequence ATGAAACGGGTATATGTTTGGACGCTTCCGACACGGTTGTTCCACTGGCTGTTTGTTTCTTTAATCCTCGGGGCGTGGGTCGCCTCGTTGGAAGATCGATGGCTCTCGCTGCATGCGGCGATCGGGAGTGCAGTAGGAATATTACTGGTATTTCGGATCGTATGGGGAATTATGGGACCGAAATATTCCCGTTTCACTGATTTTACTCTGCGGTTTGACGCGCTCAAAGAGTATCTTCTATCATTATTGAATCCGTCTCGACACTATATCGGGCACAATCCGGCAGCAAGTTTTGTGATGATTGCGATGCTCACAACTGTCGCACTCGCGACGATAAGCGGAATGCTTGCTTATGGGATACAGGAAAATAGAGGGGTGCTCGCATTTTTACATGCAGGTTACTTTTCGGATATGAAATGGTTTGGTGAGATACACGAGTTTTTCGTGAATCTACTATGGGTATTGATTGCGGCACACGTCATGGGAGTGTTGAGTGACAGAGTGTTGCACAAATCGGATCGCACGCTTAACTCTATCGTTGACGGGCATAAAAACTTTGAGGGTGAGAACGCCGTTTTGTCATTCGCGCAAAAGACGGTTGCGATCATAGGAATCGGCGGTACCATCGCATTTCTCATCTATACGCTCAGCGTACCGAACAATCCTATCGCACTCGGATACAATCAAAAAGTCGATTATGCAAAAGCCAATCCGGCTTTTGTCAATGAGTGCGGTTCCTGTCATACCCTTTATCCTCCGACGCTGTTACCGAGCGAATCGTGGACGAAACTGATGGGGGATCTATCGAACCATTTCGGCGATGATGCTTCGCTTGATCCTGTGGATCATCAAACGATCTTGGCCTATCTGTTGGCACACTCTGCAGAAAAGTCTACGCAGGAGATGTCGGTAAAAATGATGCAATCGCTTCAAAATCGCGATATGATAGCATTTACCCAAACACCGTTTTGGAAACGGACGCACAGAGATATACCGGCGGAAGTCTTTAAACGCGATAGTATTAAAAGCCGTGCGAACTGCAAAGCGTGTCACAGTGATGTAGAGCAGGGGACTATCGAAGATAATTCGATAAAAGCGATATGA
- a CDS encoding response regulator transcription factor, whose protein sequence is MSKKVLLIEDDIALQELMVSFLESYGFEGRGFADPKQALESLLDRKEPYDIVVLDLMLPGMDGFDVAKMIKSRLDIPIIISSARTDIGNKIYGYDLGADDYLDKPYEPRELVLRLEAVLRRYGRKNEHVVSDFTIDESNKSVTMEGYPIDLTRIEFDIFWLLVKNRGKNLSRDQIIGSLGLGDEIKHRTIDMHISNIRLKIGDDAKEPRYIKSVWGIGYKFTG, encoded by the coding sequence TTGAGTAAAAAAGTCCTGTTGATCGAAGATGACATCGCTCTGCAAGAACTGATGGTCTCATTTTTGGAATCCTATGGATTTGAAGGGAGAGGATTTGCCGATCCTAAACAAGCCCTTGAATCTTTGCTGGATCGAAAAGAACCGTATGATATCGTTGTTTTGGATCTAATGCTTCCGGGTATGGACGGATTTGATGTGGCCAAAATGATTAAAAGCCGACTGGATATCCCCATCATCATCTCATCCGCCCGCACCGATATCGGGAACAAAATATACGGATACGATCTCGGAGCCGATGACTATCTCGATAAACCGTATGAACCGCGGGAACTGGTATTGCGTTTGGAAGCGGTTTTACGTCGATACGGACGAAAAAATGAGCATGTCGTATCCGATTTTACAATTGACGAATCAAATAAATCCGTCACCATGGAAGGGTATCCGATCGATTTGACACGGATCGAATTCGATATCTTTTGGCTTCTGGTTAAAAATCGGGGCAAAAACCTCTCCCGCGATCAGATTATCGGTTCATTAGGGCTGGGTGACGAGATCAAACACCGCACTATCGACATGCATATCAGCAATATCCGTTTAAAAATCGGCGATGATGCCAAAGAACCCCGTTATATCAAATCGGTTTGGGGAATCGGCTACAAATTTACAGGATAA
- a CDS encoding diheme cytochrome c, whose product MKTLLNISVAALILAGGAYLYAGDDNEEHEHHSSTVVTKPMTKQEKTTMALYQKECGACHIAYQPEFLPKRSWDKTMNTLESHFGTNASLDPADHKTIQTYLSTHASRNDRMTGMGGEIALRISETPNFKREHREVPQKMVMQADVKSFANCAACHTKAASGSYREREIRIPNYGSWE is encoded by the coding sequence ATGAAAACACTATTAAATATATCAGTGGCAGCACTTATCCTGGCCGGAGGAGCGTATCTTTATGCCGGAGACGATAATGAAGAGCATGAACACCACTCTTCTACTGTGGTAACAAAACCGATGACGAAACAAGAAAAGACAACGATGGCTCTGTACCAAAAAGAGTGCGGTGCATGTCATATTGCCTATCAGCCCGAGTTTTTGCCTAAGCGTTCATGGGACAAAACGATGAATACGCTGGAAAGTCATTTCGGAACGAATGCTTCGCTTGATCCGGCAGATCACAAAACGATCCAAACCTATTTGTCAACACATGCTTCCAGAAATGACCGTATGACGGGGATGGGCGGGGAGATCGCATTACGAATATCCGAAACACCGAATTTTAAACGTGAACATCGTGAGGTACCGCAAAAAATGGTCATGCAAGCGGATGTAAAAAGTTTCGCCAATTGTGCCGCATGTCATACGAAAGCAGCCAGCGGCAGTTATCGTGAACGCGAAATACGAATCCCAAATTATGGCAGTTGGGAATAA
- a CDS encoding periplasmic heavy metal sensor codes for MKWLAVLGMSLCLALINPSYADSDGHRFPMDLDDLGLTQQQLRSIEDAMKEYQQAYRRYHHQSEKTQQDINGLFLAPTFDAESFRAKNMEMERMSIEIRVRLFERLHTILTPEQKRRFIHHMKEWEIE; via the coding sequence ATGAAGTGGTTGGCAGTGTTGGGCATGTCCCTTTGTTTGGCGTTGATCAATCCCTCGTATGCCGACAGTGACGGACACCGTTTTCCGATGGATCTGGATGATTTGGGATTGACACAGCAACAGCTTCGCTCAATAGAAGATGCAATGAAAGAGTATCAGCAGGCATATCGCAGATATCATCATCAAAGCGAGAAAACTCAGCAGGATATTAACGGTTTATTTCTTGCCCCGACGTTCGATGCAGAATCGTTTCGAGCTAAAAATATGGAGATGGAGCGTATGTCGATCGAGATTCGTGTACGGTTATTTGAGCGACTGCATACGATTTTGACTCCGGAGCAAAAACGACGGTTTATTCATCATATGAAGGAGTGGGAGATTGAGTAA
- a CDS encoding NUDIX hydrolase produces the protein MIQTPFLAVDGIVEMYSSTGEFEGIVLIERLNTPRGLALPGGFVDIGETVESAVVREMKEEISLDVTRNSLFGVYSDPARDSRFHCVSIVYICKASGTPKGADDAKEAFVYRLEDIPYGKLVFDHARIIRDYCSTKQA, from the coding sequence ATGATTCAAACCCCTTTTCTTGCTGTAGACGGCATTGTTGAAATGTACAGTAGTACTGGTGAATTTGAAGGGATAGTTCTCATAGAGCGGTTGAACACTCCTAGAGGGCTTGCATTGCCCGGGGGATTCGTCGACATCGGAGAAACGGTAGAATCTGCCGTTGTCCGTGAAATGAAAGAAGAGATATCTCTTGATGTTACCCGAAATTCATTGTTCGGTGTCTATTCGGATCCTGCCCGTGACTCTCGGTTCCACTGCGTCTCTATTGTCTATATCTGCAAAGCTTCCGGTACGCCGAAAGGGGCCGATGATGCGAAAGAAGCATTTGTCTATCGCCTCGAAGATATCCCGTATGGGAAGCTCGTGTTCGATCATGCCCGGATTATACGGGATTATTGTTCAACCAAACAGGCGTAA